The genomic region TCCAAAAAGgagtgtcacaaaacaaacaatacctcacaatgatggggtgcaaagaactgaactaaatagtgtgtgataatgacatacaggtgtgtgaacaggtgattggtatctggagagtgagctgcgttcaggggatctacgtgtttgaaagtgtgagttggaagcagacgttacaaatTGAGTAAGATCTCTTTGTGAACAAGCTTGGAGCTGGGTATGTAGTAGAGGAAATCCTGCCCTTTTCCATGGTAGAATATTTCATTATTAGGTTACTTATTTGGTGTATAGGCCTACATAACGTAAGGTTGACATTGAGTGAGGGCGTGCAGCATTTTGGGGTGTAATGCAAAAGTAATGTAACAGATTACTTTTTCCATGAAGTAATAAGTAAATGAATGTGTTATTGTTGAAAGAAGTATTGAGTAATAGGTAATATATTACTTTTTTGAGTAATGACACCAACACTGATTAAActgttttccttttttttctccaaagcTTCTTAAAAGGACTGAACCAATGTCTCAGGACTTGCTATTCCATTTCTTCCACCGCGTAGAGTACTTTACCCACTTTTGGAGAGAATTTTAGAATCGATCTCTCTATTCTCACCATAAAAACAAGGTGGAGGTGTTTTGGCTTTCTCACTGGGCCTGGTTTTTCTCTCACTAACTACCTGGTAAAATAGGCAACACTCTGAGACCACACTGGGCTTTACTcagaattttatttattttacctttatttaactaggcaagtcagttaaaaacaaactcttattttcaacgacagatttgtaccttgtcagctcggggattttaaCATCTTTTttacttctccccccccccccccccccccccccccccacacacacacacacacacacacacaagaaaccACTAACCAAACAAATATGATATGCAAAATAGTTTATTAATAATCTAGATGGAAGGTTTTCTCTAAAAGTATTTCAGGGATGTGGGGGAAGAGGGGGCTCATAGGCCTACTCAAGGTTTAGCTTAGAAGGGTGGATCaaggaatggagggatagaggggttcGGGGATTGGGCGGGGAGAAAGACGGATCAGGGGAGTAGCGGCCCGACTCTGACCCTGCTCTTGCAGGACTACTGCTCCCACTGGGGAAGACTGGGTTTATGTGGTGAGTGGTTGAGAACCCCCCTGCTGGCCGGTGCAGGTAGTGTGGTGGGGGGGACATATAGGCTGCCATCTGCATTTGCATGGCCTGGAGGACCCAGGGGTTATACATCGCTGCTTGCATCCATGCCATCTGGGCCTGAGCCATCTGGGCATACAGGGCCTGGGCTTGAACCTGTTGAGATTGGGCCTGATGGGCTTGGGCCTGGTGGGCATTTAGGGCCTGAGCTTGGAACTGCTGGGCTTGAGCCTGATGGGCCTGAGCTTGTGCTAGGTGGGCATTTCGGGCCTGGGCTTGTGACTGGTGGGCTTGGTGTGCCTGGGCCTCATTTGCCTCTTCGAACTGGGCCTTGGCTATACAAAGCTGGTGGTTGATGGAGGGTGTGAAGACCAAAGAGTGGGCTAGGTGGTAGGGGCAGGCATCGGGGGTGGCCACAGGGGGACCTGGGGCTGGTCCAGCTGGTCCTGGTGCCCTGTCGAAAGGGTTGGGGTTGAGCCTCACCCAACCATGGCCTATAGGAGTGATGCTTCGACTACTACCGCTGTGTCCCTCATGGGTGGTGGTAGGCCTGGAGGTCGGCGAAGATGCCCCAGCCACAGAGGCCGTTGGTGGGTTTGGGGAGGAGGAGGCTGGGGCTGTGGTGGGAGCCAGGGTGGAGTAGGTGTAATAGGGGGTTAGGGCCTGTGCAGGGGTGGATGGGTTGGAGTAGGAGCAGGAGGGGGCTGGGGTGGGGTAAGACAAGGTAAAGGACGGGGCTGGGGAGGAGGCTGGAGCCGGGGTGGGTGTGGATGGGgtgtgggaggaggagggtgtgacCAGCAGAACGGTCTTATTCTGGTTAACAGCCGAGCTGATCTTGGCAACCAGGTCCTTGGCAGCTAGCGAGAGCTGCTCCTTCTCCTTCTCATCCTTCTCGGCCTGGCCGTCCCGGGTCTCAGCTTTACTGGTAACAGGAGGGCTAATGGGAGTAACAGGAGGGTCGGGCTGACGGGGAGGACCAGGGATGACCATGACTATCTCCACATCGTCCTCCTCCACCGCTTCCACCTCTGCAACCACCGGTACGTTGATCTTCTTTAGTAGGTTCTCCTGGTGCTGTCTGAAGCTGTGATGGTAGTACATGGACAACTGGAAAACATAAGACAGGCATTGAGATGAGATAGGGCCTATTTGTAAATCCTAGAGATTGTGACAGTGAGTTATGATTGTGAGCCGTAAATAGCCTATATGATGATAGTGTAGGTAGGCTttgtcccctatgtagtgcactacttttgaccaggacccataagggGAGAGAAGGAACCATAAATGGAATAAATAGAGTGCCAAAAACATGTAACCACATTGGTAATGCATTGCTAATAGATTTAGGCCACTTAATGTGTTTGATCAATTAGGCCATACCTTTGAGGTGGGGGTAGCTGAGGAGAGCTTTTGAAAACCGTAGAGGATCAGTTGTTGGTCGAATCCTGCCATGGTGACACATGGGAGAGTAGGTTGGAATCCTGTTCGCTGCAACACCTCCTTGGTGAACCGTTCCTCATCGAGAAGCATGTAAATGCCATTCTTGTCCCATGTGGCCGACTTGAACAAGTCCGAATCCACTATTTTCCACAACCTCGTAGGGAAATCTTGATTGAAGAAGGAATTGCTCAGTTTCACAGTTTTTTCCTGGTCAAGGCGAGGCCTCTTCCGATATTTGAGCATCTGTCGAGCGTTTTCCTCCAGAAGGTAGCTAAAATCTACGTCAGTGCCAATCGCGGAAGTCTCAGCTTCGACATCTCGTACCCTCGTACTGTTGTGCCGTTTGTGAACCGTTAGGTCTATGCCTAACACTCTTGGAGATGCACTCATGCTGTCACTATTTAGCTGTTGCGATTGTTCCGCTAAAGTATTCGTGGCCATATTTTTGGCAAGCAAGCCGAAAAGTTTATATTGCTTCACAGGTACTTCTCAATAACAGAAAACACGTTTGCTGTCGTCATTAATTTTAAAAGTAGCACTTGTTTTTATGGACGTCATAGAAGCTCAATGGCAACGAGGTGACATCATAATGCGCTTTAAACCAAGGTGAATTCGCGCGTGCAAACAATCTAAACAGTCAAGGCTCGAAAAAAAATCTGATTAGTCACTCAGAATATCAATCGTTGACATCCGAGTGGTTCCCTCAGAGCGCTTTAAAACAACCAATGTAAGTGGACATGGCTCTCTCTGTTGTATATGCTTTCATTTGAGGCGGTTTATTGAATGGTTGATTCAAAGAAACAGAACGAAACTCCCGCCCTACCACAAtaaagaaaaaacacacacagaaatattGTTGGACCAGTATTTATCTTTAGAATAGCTTCGGAGTTCTTTCGCGTCTATGCTTTTACTTTTACGTATGGCTCGCGTCTCACTGTGACTCGTTGCTACATGTTTTGTGTGTTGGCATTGGTTACTAAAAAAGTTCGCATTGTGACGTTTTTAATATGTATGAAGCATGCAGCTTTCGAGTGAATTCCATCCATCAATCATTCTTTACCAACCTGCAAGGCCCACAGACAAAAACTTGCATGAGCAAAGAGTAACGGATTTTTCCCACTACCGTGCCCTCATACATACAACTAGAACATGACGAGCAGGAGATCAGCGCGAATATACCGAATCCATACCGGTATAACAATCTCTACCCACGCTCATCCCCTGACGCCGTCTCCCCCAGTGTCTCCCTCCGCGTCCCCTGTAGAGGAGTCGGGGGACGAGAACATCTCCACGGAGCGTCCATGCTTCAAAGAGCGGACAGACACAATCCTCACGCTCACCCCGGTTACCAAGGCTGCCAAGAGGCTTCATCTGGACCAGGGAAATGTGAGAATATGTTGTGTATATTTGCTGTCTGTATGCTGAAGGATTGTATTGTTCACCTGCCTGGGGACTGGATATATAAGCTATTTCGTTAACACCTTCAtattattgagttgcaccccccatttgccctcagaacagactcaattcgtcaggtcatggactctataaagtgtcaaaagcgttccacagggatgctggcccatgttgtctccaatgcttcccgcagttgtgtcaagttggctggatgtcctttgggtggtgaaccattcttgatacacacgggaaactgttgagcgtgaataccccagcagcattgcagttcttgacacactcaaagcGGTGTacctagcacctactaccataccccgttcaaaggcacttaaatctttggtcttgcccagtcaccctctgaatgacacacataaaCAATCCATGTGTCAAtggtctcaaggtttaaaaatccttctttaacctgtctcctccccttcatctacactgattgaagtggatttaacaagggacaatgagggatcatagctttcacctggattcacctggtcagtctgtcacggaaagagcatgtgttcctaatgttttgcaaACTCAGTTCAGTATTTTGATGATAATATGTTGCCATTTGGGGCGCAGCCTTGGCTAAAGTAGGCCTACAATGCAAAACATCTTTTTGAAAGATTTAGCCATGTTTCAGTTGTACATGGTCCCTGTCAAACCAATTTAATGTATACAAATTCCTTTCAGGGACAGAACCTGCCACTGCAACCCACCAGGCCGATCGGGGAGACTCTGTGCCACTACCGCACTGCCCTGCCACTGCAACCCACCAGGCCGATCGGGGAGACTCTGTGCCACTACCGCACTGCCCTGCCACTGCAACCCACCAGGCCGATCGGGGAGACTCTGTGCCACTACCGCACTGCCCTGCCACTGCAACCCACCAGGCCGATCGGGGAGACTCTGTGCCACTACCGCACTGCCCTGCCACGTCCCTGGCTTCCCTGGGAAACTCTGGATGCTGGTGGAGACCGACCTGATGAAATCAGAGCGGGAggtgagggagagataaagagggatggatggatggagagataaagagagagagggatggatggagagatagagagggatggatggatggatggatg from Oncorhynchus kisutch isolate 150728-3 linkage group LG9, Okis_V2, whole genome shotgun sequence harbors:
- the LOC116375221 gene encoding heat shock transcription factor, Y-linked, with the protein product MATNTLAEQSQQLNSDSMSASPRVLGIDLTVHKRHNSTRVRDVEAETSAIGTDVDFSYLLEENARQMLKYRKRPRLDQEKTVKLSNSFFNQDFPTRLWKIVDSDLFKSATWDKNGIYMLLDEERFTKEVLQRTGFQPTLPCVTMAGFDQQLILYGFQKLSSATPTSKLSMYYHHSFRQHQENLLKKINVPVVAEVEAVEEDDVEIVMVIPGPPRQPDPPVTPISPPVTSKAETRDGQAEKDEKEKEQLSLAAKDLVAKISSAVNQNKTVLLVTPSSSHTPSTPTPAPASSPAPSFTLSYPTPAPSCSYSNPSTPAQALTPYYTYSTLAPTTAPASSSPNPPTASVAGASSPTSRPTTTHEGHSGSSRSITPIGHGWVRLNPNPFDRAPGPAGPAPGPPVATPDACPYHLAHSLVFTPSINHQLCIAKAQFEEANEAQAHQAHQSQAQARNAHLAQAQAHQAQAQQFQAQALNAHQAQAHQAQSQQVQAQALYAQMAQAQMAWMQAAMYNPWVLQAMQMQMAAYMSPPPHYLHRPAGGFSTTHHINPVFPSGSSSPARAGSESGRYSPDPSFSPPNPRTPLSLHSLIHPSKLNLE